The Deinococcus wulumuqiensis R12 genome has a window encoding:
- a CDS encoding MalY/PatB family protein, producing MSLPHGTSPDDLSDEFFGALDAQSLAHPESVKWQQYGEGVIPMWIADMDFPVAPPILRALEDRLTHPLGYPTTDTRLITGLQAKWKGQGLDEVPADGIHFTPSVVPALYAGIHGLTDPGDRVVTMTPIYHPFHLAIQELGREVAAARLREGEARWEIDWDALEQAAQGAKLLMLCHPHNPCGRVWDAEELRRLRDLVLAHDLRVISDELHADLSFTGGPFESFAADPRVRDRTLTVTGPCKAFNTAGLGIGVMFTHDPELLAQVRRRVTGLGGHPSALSFVMWRAALEEGQPWLSGAVEYLRGNRDFLVSFLRERLPWVRLTVPEATYLAWLDLRGHPEAGRIQDFLLEEARVAVHNGPTFAPDQQGAEYQGFVRLNFATSRALLTEALERLARALETRRG from the coding sequence ATGTCGCTTCCTCACGGCACCTCTCCCGACGACCTTTCCGACGAGTTTTTCGGTGCCCTGGACGCGCAGTCGCTCGCGCACCCCGAGTCCGTCAAGTGGCAGCAGTACGGCGAGGGCGTGATTCCCATGTGGATTGCCGACATGGATTTTCCGGTGGCGCCGCCGATTCTGCGGGCGCTGGAAGACCGCCTGACCCATCCCCTGGGGTACCCCACCACCGACACCCGTCTGATCACCGGACTTCAGGCCAAGTGGAAGGGACAGGGCCTGGATGAAGTCCCCGCTGACGGCATTCATTTCACGCCCAGCGTGGTGCCGGCCCTGTACGCCGGGATTCACGGCCTGACCGACCCCGGCGACCGGGTGGTCACGATGACGCCCATCTACCACCCCTTTCACCTCGCCATTCAGGAACTCGGGCGCGAGGTGGCCGCCGCGCGGCTGCGCGAGGGCGAGGCCCGCTGGGAAATCGACTGGGACGCCCTGGAACAGGCCGCACAGGGCGCGAAGCTGCTGATGCTCTGCCACCCCCATAACCCCTGCGGACGCGTCTGGGACGCCGAGGAGCTGCGGCGGCTGCGTGACCTGGTGCTCGCCCACGACCTCCGGGTCATCTCGGACGAGCTGCACGCCGACCTGAGCTTTACCGGCGGCCCGTTCGAGTCCTTCGCCGCCGACCCGCGCGTGCGTGACCGGACCCTGACCGTCACCGGACCGTGCAAGGCGTTCAATACGGCGGGCCTGGGCATCGGCGTGATGTTCACGCACGACCCCGAGCTGCTGGCTCAGGTCCGGCGCCGGGTCACGGGCCTGGGCGGGCACCCTTCCGCCCTGAGCTTCGTGATGTGGCGAGCAGCGCTGGAAGAAGGCCAACCCTGGCTCAGTGGTGCGGTGGAGTACCTGCGCGGCAACCGCGACTTTCTGGTCAGTTTCCTGCGGGAGCGCCTGCCCTGGGTCCGCTTGACTGTTCCCGAGGCCACCTACCTCGCGTGGCTGGACCTGCGCGGGCACCCCGAGGCCGGGCGGATTCAGGACTTTCTGCTGGAAGAGGCGCGGGTCGCCGTCCACAACGGCCCCACCTTCGCCCCTGACCAGCAAGGCGCGGAGTACCAGGGCTTCGTTCGCCTCAACTTCGCCACCAGCCGCGCCCTGCTGACCGAGGCGCTCGAACGCCTGGCGCGGGCGCTGGAGACCCGGCGCGGGTAG
- the queG gene encoding tRNA epoxyqueuosine(34) reductase QueG — translation MNAAESLAALALDLGADVVGWAPAQIPAAAVQEYAGWLAAGRHAGMTYLERQLPARADPGSRLDGAASVLMLGVSHAMTLPERPAGGVRVGRVARYAWTPDYHEQLQPLLTRLEQEAASQGVRARGYVDHGPVMERLLAAQAFPGWRGKSGMLLSTELGAFTTLAAVLTDLPYLGDGAPHPDRCGRCVRCVGACPTAAIGPDRAIDARRCVSYLTIEHRGPLPVELRPGVGDWLFGCDICSAVCPWSVRAGPLARLLGPRPELAHPDLSRFFGVSERHFEREWAGTAFLRPRRKGMARNALTVLGNGRAPEGWPLLLAGAGDPAWEVREAAAWALSRWEKWTELARLERDPDERVQAAARAFADPGTG, via the coding sequence GTGAACGCCGCCGAGTCGCTCGCGGCGCTCGCGCTCGACCTCGGCGCGGACGTGGTGGGCTGGGCGCCCGCGCAGATTCCGGCGGCGGCGGTGCAGGAGTACGCCGGGTGGCTGGCGGCGGGGCGGCACGCGGGCATGACCTATCTGGAACGGCAATTGCCCGCCCGCGCCGACCCCGGCTCACGGCTGGACGGCGCCGCCAGCGTGCTGATGCTGGGCGTGTCGCACGCGATGACCCTGCCGGAGCGCCCGGCGGGGGGCGTGCGGGTGGGCCGGGTCGCCCGCTACGCCTGGACCCCCGACTACCACGAGCAGCTTCAACCGCTGCTGACGCGGCTGGAACAGGAAGCGGCGTCTCAGGGCGTCCGGGCACGCGGCTACGTGGACCACGGCCCGGTGATGGAGCGGCTGCTGGCGGCGCAGGCCTTTCCCGGCTGGCGCGGCAAGTCGGGGATGCTGCTGAGCACCGAACTGGGGGCTTTTACCACGCTGGCCGCTGTGCTGACCGACCTGCCGTACCTGGGTGACGGTGCGCCGCACCCGGACCGCTGTGGCCGCTGCGTCCGCTGCGTCGGCGCCTGCCCCACCGCTGCCATCGGGCCGGACCGGGCGATAGACGCGCGGCGCTGCGTGTCGTACCTGACCATCGAGCACCGGGGACCGCTGCCGGTCGAACTGCGGCCCGGCGTGGGCGACTGGCTCTTCGGTTGCGACATCTGCAGCGCGGTATGCCCCTGGTCGGTCCGGGCGGGACCACTTGCCCGGCTGCTTGGGCCACGGCCCGAACTGGCGCACCCGGACCTCTCCCGCTTTTTCGGCGTCAGCGAGCGGCACTTCGAGCGCGAGTGGGCCGGCACCGCCTTCCTGCGCCCGCGCCGTAAGGGAATGGCCCGCAACGCCCTGACGGTGCTGGGCAATGGCCGCGCCCCCGAGGGCTGGCCGCTGCTGCTCGCGGGCGCCGGGGACCCCGCCTGGGAGGTGCGCGAGGCGGCGGCCTGGGCCTTGTCGCGCTGGGAGAAGTGGACCGAACTTGCCCGGCTGGAACGTGACCCCGACGAACGGGTGCAGGCGGCGGCGCGGGCCTTTGCCGACCCCGGGACGGGCTGA
- a CDS encoding S8 family peptidase, with translation MRKSKKLLTLLGAALALSGASQASAGSLSPTLLQKARAGDQTPIGVIVRFNVANTAQGRALFKNLRGQLNSQIAKLGPSAGFLKQAVNSQQATQLWLDQSVYLPMTPVQARAVSQLPFVAAVFENFKVQIPRVVAMSNASAPAGTPTHLQQIGAPAAWAAGFKGQNIRIGHLDSGIDPSHPELAGKVAAFQEFNGEGDRVSSQPHDTTDHGTHTAGLLVGSKVGVAPSAKVISALVLPNNEGTFAQVIAGMQYVLDPDNNADTDDGADVVNMSLGIPGTWNEFIVPVNNMLKAGVVPVFAIGNFGPASGSTGSPGNLPQAIGVGAVDSNGQVASFSSRGPVAWQGEISGVFTKPDIAAPGVNITSTVRNGGYAAMSGSSQASPITAGAVAVLLSAKPGTSVDGIKNALYTSASNAGAKNNNVGFGQISVPAALGKLGVNAAPAPKPAPAPTPAPTPAPAPTPAPAPKPTPAPAPAPTPTPPAAKPTAPAGYALCAVEGGRCSGARQKEVAFGTDGRWIFGTSTDDTFACTVAEWGQDPYPNKTKGCFIKSSTAAPAPAPTPAPAPAPTPAKPVAPAGYTLCAVLGGTCKDATNREAAFGGAGRYVFGRSTDATFNCTVAEWGSDPAPGVLKGCFLKNR, from the coding sequence ATGCGTAAGTCAAAGAAACTCCTGACCCTGCTCGGCGCGGCCCTGGCCCTGAGCGGCGCGTCGCAGGCGAGTGCCGGTAGCCTCTCTCCCACGCTGCTGCAAAAAGCGCGGGCCGGGGACCAGACGCCCATCGGCGTGATCGTGCGCTTCAACGTCGCTAATACGGCGCAGGGCCGCGCCCTGTTCAAGAACCTGCGCGGGCAGCTCAACAGCCAGATTGCCAAGCTCGGGCCGAGTGCCGGCTTTCTCAAGCAGGCTGTCAACTCGCAGCAGGCCACGCAGCTCTGGCTCGACCAGAGTGTCTACCTGCCCATGACCCCCGTGCAGGCGCGCGCCGTGTCGCAGTTGCCCTTCGTCGCCGCCGTCTTCGAGAACTTCAAGGTGCAGATTCCGCGCGTGGTCGCCATGAGCAACGCGTCGGCGCCCGCCGGCACCCCCACCCACCTCCAGCAGATCGGCGCTCCGGCTGCCTGGGCCGCAGGCTTCAAGGGCCAGAACATTCGCATCGGGCACCTCGACAGCGGGATTGACCCCTCTCACCCGGAACTGGCGGGCAAGGTGGCGGCCTTCCAGGAATTCAACGGTGAGGGGGACCGCGTGAGCAGCCAGCCGCACGACACCACCGACCACGGCACCCACACGGCGGGCCTGCTGGTCGGCTCCAAGGTCGGCGTGGCCCCGAGCGCCAAGGTCATCAGCGCCCTGGTGCTCCCCAACAACGAGGGCACCTTCGCGCAGGTGATCGCCGGGATGCAGTACGTCCTCGACCCCGACAACAACGCCGACACCGACGACGGCGCCGACGTGGTCAACATGAGCCTGGGGATTCCCGGCACCTGGAACGAATTCATCGTCCCGGTCAACAACATGCTCAAGGCGGGCGTGGTTCCGGTCTTCGCCATCGGCAACTTCGGCCCGGCGTCGGGCAGCACCGGCAGCCCCGGCAACCTGCCGCAGGCCATCGGCGTGGGCGCGGTGGACTCGAACGGTCAGGTGGCGTCGTTCAGCAGCCGTGGCCCCGTCGCGTGGCAGGGCGAAATCAGCGGCGTCTTCACCAAGCCCGACATCGCCGCACCCGGCGTCAACATCACCAGCACCGTGCGCAACGGAGGCTACGCGGCCATGAGCGGCTCCTCGCAGGCCAGCCCCATCACGGCGGGCGCGGTGGCGGTCCTGCTGTCCGCCAAGCCCGGCACCAGCGTGGACGGCATCAAGAACGCCCTCTACACCAGTGCCAGCAACGCGGGTGCCAAGAACAATAACGTCGGCTTCGGCCAGATCAGCGTGCCCGCTGCCCTCGGGAAACTCGGGGTGAATGCGGCTCCGGCGCCCAAACCTGCCCCTGCGCCGACCCCCGCACCCACGCCCGCCCCGGCACCCACGCCCGCCCCTGCCCCCAAGCCGACCCCGGCCCCTGCGCCCGCACCGACCCCCACGCCGCCCGCCGCCAAGCCCACCGCTCCTGCCGGGTACGCGCTGTGCGCGGTGGAAGGGGGACGCTGCTCCGGCGCCCGCCAGAAGGAAGTCGCCTTCGGGACCGATGGCCGCTGGATTTTCGGCACCAGCACCGACGACACGTTCGCCTGCACGGTGGCCGAGTGGGGCCAGGACCCCTACCCCAACAAGACCAAGGGCTGCTTTATCAAGTCGAGCACAGCGGCGCCTGCGCCTGCCCCCACGCCTGCTCCGGCACCTGCCCCCACGCCCGCGAAGCCGGTCGCTCCGGCGGGCTACACGCTGTGCGCGGTCCTGGGCGGCACCTGCAAGGACGCCACCAACCGTGAAGCCGCCTTCGGTGGCGCGGGCCGCTATGTCTTCGGCCGCAGCACCGACGCGACCTTCAACTGCACCGTGGCCGAGTGGGGTTCGGACCCGGCCCCCGGCGTGCTCAAGGGCTGCTTCCTGAAAAACCGCTGA
- a CDS encoding ribose-phosphate diphosphokinase, with translation MSLPTSTTPESFMTSRRSPLLVFSGQSNRPLAQAICDSLGVPLGRSRTEKFTNDNLIVHYEESLREGDVFIVQSFSTPVSDAIMELMLMIDAAKSASAGRVTAVIPYYSYARSDKKDSPRISIAGRLVADLLQEAGADRVLTMTLHAPQVHGFFKVPVDHLSADVVLSQHFKKCVPDAHNGVVLAPDAGSIKRASQIARRLDSGLAMIDKERLSDTEVRPRALIGDVNGKTVFIVDDEISTAGSLVETVNIARSMGAKDVYVAVTHGVYSGPAIERIAALDVTQVASCNTVHVPQSKVDGAGGKLAVLDVAPLFASAIANIHTGASVSTLFT, from the coding sequence TTGTCCCTGCCCACGTCCACGACCCCCGAGAGCTTCATGACTTCCCGCCGCTCGCCGCTGCTGGTGTTTTCCGGCCAGAGCAACCGCCCGCTGGCGCAGGCCATCTGCGACAGTCTGGGGGTGCCGCTCGGGCGCAGCCGCACCGAGAAGTTCACCAACGACAACCTGATCGTGCATTACGAGGAGTCGCTGCGTGAGGGGGACGTGTTTATCGTCCAGTCGTTTTCCACCCCGGTGAGCGACGCGATCATGGAACTGATGCTGATGATCGACGCGGCCAAGTCGGCCAGCGCCGGACGCGTGACCGCCGTGATTCCGTACTACTCCTACGCCCGCAGCGACAAGAAGGACAGCCCGCGCATCTCCATCGCCGGGCGGCTGGTGGCCGACCTGCTTCAGGAAGCCGGGGCCGACCGCGTGCTCACCATGACGCTGCACGCGCCGCAGGTCCACGGCTTTTTCAAGGTGCCGGTGGACCACCTTTCGGCGGACGTGGTGCTCAGCCAGCACTTCAAGAAATGCGTGCCCGACGCCCACAACGGCGTGGTCCTCGCCCCCGACGCGGGCAGCATCAAGCGGGCCTCGCAGATTGCCCGCCGCCTGGATTCGGGCCTGGCCATGATCGACAAGGAGCGGCTCTCGGACACCGAGGTGCGCCCCCGCGCCCTGATCGGTGACGTGAACGGCAAGACCGTGTTTATCGTGGACGACGAAATCAGCACCGCCGGGTCGCTGGTGGAAACCGTGAACATCGCCCGCAGCATGGGCGCCAAGGACGTGTACGTGGCCGTCACCCACGGGGTGTACTCCGGCCCGGCCATCGAGCGTATCGCCGCGCTGGACGTGACGCAGGTGGCAAGCTGCAACACCGTGCACGTGCCGCAGAGCAAGGTGGACGGCGCGGGCGGCAAGCTCGCGGTGCTGGACGTGGCGCCGCTCTTTGCCAGCGCGATTGCCAACATCCACACCGGCGCTTCGGTCAGCACGCTGTTTACCTGA
- a CDS encoding YbaN family protein, with product MTPPPQRAQPHRTNPLWVAVGFVLTGLGFLGLILPGLPGTVFFVLAAAAFAKGDPRWETWLLSRPVVGQMVQDYREGKGMPLRAKWIACACIVVAVSFSLTRITVLAGQVAWGLVALFGLWYITLRVPTKRE from the coding sequence ATGACGCCGCCTCCCCAACGCGCCCAGCCCCACCGCACCAACCCGCTGTGGGTGGCGGTGGGCTTCGTCCTGACCGGGCTGGGGTTTCTGGGGCTGATTTTGCCTGGACTCCCCGGCACGGTGTTTTTCGTGCTGGCCGCCGCTGCCTTCGCCAAGGGCGACCCGCGCTGGGAAACGTGGCTGCTGTCGCGCCCGGTCGTGGGCCAGATGGTGCAGGACTACCGCGAGGGCAAAGGCATGCCGCTGCGCGCCAAGTGGATCGCGTGCGCGTGCATCGTGGTGGCGGTGAGTTTTAGCCTGACCCGGATTACGGTGCTGGCCGGGCAGGTGGCGTGGGGACTGGTCGCGCTGTTCGGCCTGTGGTACATCACCCTGCGGGTGCCCACCAAGCGGGAGTGA
- a CDS encoding helix-turn-helix domain-containing protein, producing MTLASQFDNLPKLLKVSEVADFTGTHERTVRRWIKDGRLGAVEHPSGLRVPRRSLWRFLGLDFALSA from the coding sequence ATGACCCTAGCCAGTCAGTTCGACAACCTGCCCAAGCTCCTCAAGGTCAGTGAGGTAGCCGACTTTACCGGCACCCACGAGCGCACCGTGCGCCGCTGGATCAAGGATGGCCGTCTGGGCGCCGTCGAGCATCCCAGTGGGCTGCGTGTGCCCCGGCGCTCGCTGTGGCGCTTTCTCGGCCTGGATTTTGCACTGAGCGCCTGA
- a CDS encoding alpha/beta fold hydrolase yields the protein MEKEGKRKRPNRRWGLLAALALAAGLTWARRDRHRQLYPPRGEVWGLPSGTTHVIEGGSPDAPPLLLIHGSDGVALDWPLSPLWEKLAPHARLIALDRPGHGYTPARPGEAVTVEKNVERCLELLDALGLEQVTVVGHSYGAAVALALALRRPERVRALVLISPLALPARGLTRPLAYVPQVPLLETLLTRVLLLPLGRVVAHIEGGNAFYPAPVHAAWQQMMLAFSRRREQVHALAWENRTLGRELGALRALYPSLRCPVTVLGGVHDRLAPYPQQAQALSGQVPGAELLTFSDGGHQLHWTHPEEVARATLAALPRSEG from the coding sequence GTGGAAAAAGAAGGCAAAAGGAAACGCCCCAACCGGCGCTGGGGGCTGCTGGCGGCGCTCGCCCTGGCCGCGGGGCTGACCTGGGCGCGGCGCGACCGGCACCGGCAGCTCTACCCGCCGCGCGGTGAGGTCTGGGGGCTGCCGTCGGGGACCACGCATGTCATTGAGGGTGGCTCCCCGGACGCGCCGCCGCTGCTGCTGATTCACGGCAGCGACGGGGTGGCGCTCGACTGGCCGCTGAGTCCGCTGTGGGAAAAGCTCGCCCCGCACGCGCGGCTGATTGCCCTGGACCGGCCCGGACACGGCTACACCCCGGCGCGGCCCGGCGAAGCGGTGACCGTGGAAAAGAACGTGGAACGCTGCCTGGAACTGCTCGACGCGCTGGGGCTGGAACAGGTCACGGTGGTCGGCCATTCCTACGGAGCGGCGGTGGCCCTCGCGCTGGCGCTGCGCCGCCCCGAGCGGGTGCGGGCGCTGGTGCTGATTTCACCGCTGGCGCTTCCGGCCAGGGGGCTGACCCGGCCCCTGGCCTACGTGCCGCAGGTGCCGCTGCTCGAAACGCTGCTGACGCGGGTGCTGCTGCTGCCGCTGGGCCGGGTGGTCGCCCATATTGAGGGCGGCAACGCCTTTTACCCGGCGCCGGTGCACGCCGCGTGGCAGCAGATGATGCTCGCCTTTTCCCGCCGCCGCGAGCAGGTTCACGCGCTGGCCTGGGAAAACCGCACGCTGGGCCGCGAACTGGGGGCGCTGCGTGCGCTTTACCCGTCCCTGCGCTGCCCGGTGACGGTGCTGGGCGGCGTGCATGACCGGCTGGCGCCCTACCCCCAGCAGGCGCAGGCGCTGAGTGGGCAGGTGCCGGGGGCCGAACTGCTCACCTTCAGCGACGGCGGACACCAGCTTCACTGGACGCACCCGGAAGAGGTGGCCCGGGCGACTTTGGCCGCGCTGCCCCGGAGTGAAGGGTGA
- a CDS encoding transposase has protein sequence MLLILLTLLALPAHQHRFFAALIPLWQAIPGRINARNFSRYSGWNERTLRRWFQKTLPWAELHWGLLQLLVRLGVLEGRFILALDASFVPKSGKHTAGLGAFWNGASHRSETGLELSCLALLSWSGHHAFPVHVQQTQPRGQKADRLEQYLDQLVSFLKQRRAWLAQHLRVVVADGQYAKTMFMDAVSREGYAFVTKMQCNANLLYPFTGAHPKRRGGRQKWAGKVDFIHFDGWASVPGEDRERVWTRVVWAPHYTRFLRVVVIQNLDRRGKVKGHVVLCSTDPTLPAEQIRALYSARFRLEFVFRDAKQFAGLNTCQLRRTIALENHWNAAFFALSLGRAEVLLEEAGRLQRPASRMVFSYEDIKRRAYNQLFARRILRNLGLEARFHELEKHPTRPLELGVKAA, from the coding sequence ATGTTACTGATTCTGCTGACCCTTTTGGCGCTGCCCGCCCATCAACATCGTTTTTTTGCTGCACTCATTCCGCTTTGGCAAGCCATTCCCGGTCGGATCAACGCCAGGAATTTCAGCCGCTATAGCGGCTGGAACGAACGGACGCTCCGCCGCTGGTTTCAGAAGACCTTGCCGTGGGCGGAGCTGCACTGGGGCCTGCTGCAACTCCTGGTGCGACTGGGCGTGTTGGAAGGGCGCTTCATCTTGGCACTGGATGCCAGCTTCGTTCCCAAGTCGGGCAAGCACACCGCAGGGTTGGGGGCCTTCTGGAACGGTGCATCGCACCGTTCCGAAACCGGCTTGGAGCTGTCGTGTCTGGCGCTGCTGAGCTGGTCGGGCCATCATGCCTTCCCTGTCCATGTGCAACAAACTCAACCACGTGGACAAAAGGCTGACCGCCTCGAACAGTACCTGGATCAACTGGTGTCTTTCCTCAAGCAGCGCCGCGCCTGGTTAGCTCAGCATCTCCGGGTGGTGGTCGCCGATGGTCAGTACGCCAAGACGATGTTCATGGACGCCGTGAGTCGCGAAGGCTACGCCTTCGTGACCAAAATGCAGTGCAACGCCAACCTGCTTTACCCCTTTACCGGCGCACATCCCAAGCGGCGAGGAGGCCGACAGAAATGGGCTGGAAAGGTTGATTTCATCCACTTCGATGGGTGGGCCAGTGTGCCTGGTGAGGACCGAGAACGGGTGTGGACGCGCGTCGTGTGGGCCCCCCACTATACGCGGTTCCTCCGAGTTGTGGTCATCCAAAATTTGGACCGACGCGGCAAGGTGAAGGGGCATGTGGTGCTCTGTAGCACGGACCCGACTCTGCCAGCGGAGCAGATTCGGGCGCTCTACAGCGCCCGGTTCAGGCTGGAATTCGTGTTCCGGGATGCCAAGCAGTTCGCGGGGTTGAACACGTGTCAGCTTCGCCGCACCATCGCGTTGGAAAACCACTGGAATGCCGCCTTCTTTGCGCTGAGTCTGGGACGGGCAGAGGTCTTGCTCGAAGAGGCAGGACGCCTGCAGCGTCCTGCCTCCCGGATGGTGTTCTCCTATGAAGACATCAAAAGGCGGGCCTACAACCAGCTTTTTGCCCGCCGAATTCTTCGCAATCTCGGTCTTGAGGCGCGATTTCACGAGTTGGAAAAACATCCGACTAGGCCGCTTGAACTCGGCGTCAAAGCCGCCTAA
- a CDS encoding 5'-methylthioadenosine/adenosylhomocysteine nucleosidase produces MLAIIGAMDEEIELLLQDLEQREDLTLPGATLHRGVLGGVPVLLTRGGIGKVNAALTTAWLLSQGATQVVFTGVAGGVHPDLRVGDIVVSTDLVQHDVDVTALGYEVGTVPGESPAWAADPRLRALALEAAQEVGGVRVIEGRIASGDQFIASREGVSRLWKAFGAACAEMEGAAVAQVCAKAGVPFVVIRSVSDTADHDAQVDYRTFMPLVALHAKQVVRGLLARLGSGAAGTEGRGEAGA; encoded by the coding sequence ATGCTAGCGATCATCGGCGCGATGGACGAAGAAATCGAGTTGTTGCTGCAAGACCTCGAGCAGCGCGAGGACCTGACGCTGCCCGGCGCCACGCTGCACCGGGGCGTGCTCGGCGGGGTGCCGGTGCTGCTCACGCGGGGGGGCATCGGCAAGGTCAACGCGGCGCTGACCACCGCGTGGCTGCTGAGCCAGGGGGCGACGCAGGTCGTCTTTACCGGCGTGGCGGGCGGCGTGCACCCCGACCTGCGGGTGGGCGACATCGTGGTGAGCACCGACCTCGTGCAGCACGACGTGGACGTGACCGCGCTGGGCTACGAGGTCGGCACCGTGCCGGGGGAGTCTCCCGCCTGGGCCGCCGACCCGCGGCTGCGTGCCCTGGCCCTCGAAGCCGCGCAGGAGGTCGGCGGCGTGCGGGTGATCGAGGGAAGAATCGCCAGCGGGGACCAGTTCATCGCCTCCCGTGAGGGGGTCAGCCGGTTGTGGAAGGCGTTCGGGGCCGCCTGCGCCGAGATGGAGGGGGCCGCCGTCGCGCAGGTGTGCGCCAAGGCGGGGGTGCCCTTCGTCGTCATCCGTTCGGTGAGCGACACCGCCGACCACGACGCGCAGGTGGACTACCGCACCTTCATGCCGCTGGTGGCCCTCCATGCCAAACAGGTCGTGCGCGGGCTGCTGGCCCGGCTGGGGTCCGGCGCCGCAGGAACAGAAGGGAGAGGGGAGGCCGGGGCGTGA